In Aminobacterium sp. MB27-C1, a single genomic region encodes these proteins:
- a CDS encoding Mrp/NBP35 family ATP-binding protein: protein MSDNVCGEQSCGKSSCEGCSGCAKKKKNVGHVIAVGSGKGGVGKSSVSCLLAVALAKKGFSVGILDADITGPSVPKLMGISDAPYGTPEGIVPPASSIFNIRVMSVNLLLDDPTKPVVWRGPIIGNVIKQFWEDVAWDGTDFVIVDLPPGTADAPLTVMQTIDLNGFLVVTSPQELSVMVVEKALNMTQMMEIPLLGVIENMSYVKCPDCGKRMEVFGPSHVQEIEEEFSIPALGRFPIDPELARLADHGDIEKYKNEELFNSLAEGVLSRLGVSVEV, encoded by the coding sequence ATGTCAGATAATGTATGCGGCGAACAATCTTGCGGGAAATCTTCTTGTGAAGGTTGCAGCGGATGCGCTAAAAAGAAAAAGAATGTTGGCCACGTAATAGCTGTTGGTAGCGGTAAGGGCGGAGTAGGAAAAAGTTCCGTATCTTGCTTGTTGGCTGTTGCTTTGGCGAAAAAAGGTTTTTCTGTAGGAATTCTCGATGCAGATATAACGGGACCTTCTGTTCCCAAATTAATGGGAATTTCTGATGCTCCATACGGTACCCCCGAGGGAATCGTTCCTCCAGCTTCTTCTATTTTCAATATAAGAGTTATGTCTGTCAATCTTCTTCTTGACGATCCTACTAAACCAGTGGTATGGCGTGGCCCTATCATTGGAAATGTAATAAAACAGTTCTGGGAAGATGTAGCATGGGATGGCACGGATTTTGTTATAGTTGATCTTCCTCCTGGAACGGCCGATGCGCCTCTCACAGTTATGCAGACTATTGACTTGAACGGTTTCCTCGTAGTTACGTCACCTCAGGAGCTTTCCGTTATGGTAGTGGAGAAAGCTCTCAATATGACTCAAATGATGGAAATTCCACTTCTTGGTGTTATTGAAAATATGAGTTACGTTAAGTGTCCTGATTGTGGAAAAAGGATGGAAGTTTTTGGACCGAGTCACGTACAAGAGATTGAAGAGGAGTTCTCTATACCTGCTCTCGGGCGATTCCCCATTGACCCAGAGCTTGCACGCCTGGCAGATCATGGCGATATAGAGAAATATAAGAATGAAGAGCTTTTTAACTCTCTCGCCGAGGGTGTTTTAAGTCGGTTGGGAGTTTCAGTAGAAGTTTAA
- a CDS encoding ArsB/NhaD family transporter, which produces MQIQAWITLGIFITILAIIGTGKLSRSVAALLGAAFLMVTQLLPADVAVRFIDFNTIGLLMGMMIVVGVLSKTGIFQYIAIKSLKMTKGNWLVTVFAITLTTAVLSGVLDNVTTVLLISPIILSLADIMKFNPVPLLISEAIASNIGGTATLIGDPPNIIIGSHAHFSFMDFIVNLTPITFVVLFVTVGIIALIYKRDFKIQPEEYEKILKVDENAAVKNILTLKKALIITGFILIGFLSHGFLHVEAAVIALMGASLLLAIIPDNGDEIIHKDIEWPTLIFFAGLFIIVGALKETGVISALSNILGRHLHGHPMAALLTVLWFSGLTCAFVNNIGFTATFVYVIDELAGQVGMPSEPLFWALALGACLGGNGSFLGAAANVVVADVANRFGYPITFKAFMKTGMLSVFIAMILCSIYLVIRYRAFL; this is translated from the coding sequence ATGCAAATCCAAGCCTGGATAACATTAGGTATATTTATTACTATTTTAGCTATTATCGGAACGGGAAAACTCTCAAGAAGCGTAGCTGCTCTTCTTGGGGCAGCCTTTCTCATGGTAACACAGCTTCTTCCGGCAGATGTCGCTGTTCGTTTTATCGACTTTAACACTATTGGCCTGTTAATGGGAATGATGATTGTTGTCGGAGTCCTCTCAAAAACAGGTATTTTCCAATATATAGCCATTAAAAGTCTTAAGATGACCAAAGGTAATTGGCTTGTTACTGTTTTTGCCATTACTTTAACAACAGCAGTCCTCTCTGGTGTGCTTGATAACGTCACGACAGTATTGCTCATCAGCCCTATTATTCTTTCTCTGGCTGATATTATGAAATTCAACCCGGTTCCCCTTCTTATTTCAGAAGCTATTGCTTCGAATATTGGAGGGACGGCAACTCTTATTGGAGACCCACCAAACATTATTATTGGTTCTCATGCCCACTTTTCTTTTATGGATTTTATTGTGAATCTGACTCCCATTACCTTTGTCGTTCTATTTGTTACTGTGGGAATCATTGCCCTCATATATAAAAGAGACTTCAAGATTCAGCCCGAAGAATATGAGAAAATTCTTAAGGTTGATGAGAATGCTGCTGTGAAAAACATTCTGACTTTGAAAAAAGCCCTGATTATAACTGGTTTTATTCTTATTGGTTTCTTAAGTCATGGATTTTTACATGTTGAAGCAGCCGTTATTGCTCTTATGGGAGCATCTTTGCTTCTCGCCATCATTCCAGACAACGGAGACGAGATCATTCACAAAGACATAGAGTGGCCTACTCTTATTTTTTTCGCAGGACTCTTCATTATTGTAGGAGCCCTCAAAGAAACGGGAGTTATTTCTGCTCTCTCAAATATTTTAGGACGCCATCTCCACGGACACCCCATGGCAGCGTTACTTACCGTTCTGTGGTTTTCAGGCCTAACATGTGCTTTCGTAAATAACATTGGATTTACGGCAACTTTTGTCTATGTTATTGACGAGTTGGCTGGACAGGTGGGCATGCCCTCCGAGCCTCTTTTCTGGGCTCTTGCGCTAGGAGCCTGTCTTGGAGGCAACGGTAGCTTCCTCGGCGCAGCTGCTAACGTTGTGGTTGCAGATGTCGCCAATCGTTTCGGATATCCCATTACCTTCAAAGCATTTATGAAGACAGGTATGCTTAGTGTATTTATAGCAATGATTCTATGCAGCATTTACCTCGTTATCCGTTACAGAGCTTTTTTATAA